One genomic segment of Odocoileus virginianus isolate 20LAN1187 ecotype Illinois chromosome 17, Ovbor_1.2, whole genome shotgun sequence includes these proteins:
- the CCDC92B gene encoding coiled-coil domain-containing 92B isoform X2: MGLSRQEYWSRLLCPPPDDLPDPGIEPASLASPASAELTHDLEVREAQSHQQELASRELESKCRALESQLAERAAANAELRREVAQREALVSALRCSLRAEERRFLEELRRRSHRATVLSTELQKHTEAAAYLSCQLHAARQKLQTPRPGPGAAAAAATAEPRIRRRAQRARRPPAAEAATKGPGRDWAAWERAAGVPDDLDAMPDPALFLYARRPQRPGGRSPRQPPPQEPPDQAGSPAAPRPPSAPADPE, encoded by the exons atgggactctccaggcaagaatactggagtaggttgctgtgccctcctccagatgaccttccagacccagggatcgaacccgcgtctcttgcatcacctgcatcggcag AACTGACCCATGACCTGGAGGTGAGAGAGGCCCAGTCGCACCAGCAAG AGTTGGCGTCCCGGGAGCTGGAGAGCAAGTGCCGCGCGTTGGAGTCGCAGCTGGCCGAGCGAGCAGCGGCCAACGCGGAGCTGCGGCGGGAGGTGGCGCAGCGCGAGGCGCTGGTGTCGGCGCTGCGCTGCAGCCTGCGCGCGGAGGAGCGCCGCTTCCTGGAGGAGCTGCGTCGCCGCAGCCACCGAGCCACCGTGCTGAGCACGGAGCTGCAGAAGCACACCGAGGCGGCCGCCTACCTCTCCTGCCAACTGCATGCGGCGCGCCAGAAACTGCAGACTCCGCGCCCGGGgcccggcgccgccgccgccgccgccaccgccgagCCCCGAATCCGCCGGCGCGCACAGCGGGCCCGCCGCCCGCCTGCAGCCGAGGCCGCCACCAAGGGCCCCGGCCGGGACTGGGCCGCCTGGGAGCGTGCGGCCGGCGTCCCGGACGACCTCGATGCCATGCCCGACCCCGCGCTCTTCCTCTACGCCCGGAGGCCCCAGCGGCCCGGCGGCCGCAGCCCACGCCAGCCGCCTCCCCAGGAACCCCCGGACCAAGCCGGCTCTCCGGCCGCGCCCCGCCCACCCAGTGCGCCCGCGGACCCGGAGTAG